The Myxococcus virescens DNA segment GTATGCGCAGCACCAACCCGGGCACGCAGCGAATCACATCCACTCGCAGAACCCACCCTGCACGTTCCGGCACGCCGAGCCGCTGCCCATGCGCGCCAGGATGCTGGCCGCGCGGGGCTCCGACGGCAACCCCACATCACCAGGGCGATGTTGGGATGCGCCAGAGCTGTGGCTTTCATGGGAAGACTCACGACGCCCGCGGACCCGCGAGCTGGCTGCTGAAGCAGCGCACGCCCATCCGGGTGAGCTTCGTCACCACGGGCTTGGGCTCCAGGAACAGGCCAATGACGGCCCCACCATCTCCACCAGCTCCGGTCAGCTTGGCGCCCAGCGCCCCCAGCTCCCGCAACCGGTAGACCATCTCTTCCAACGGCGGCGACGACAGGCCCAGCGCCGCGAGCAGGCCCTGGTTGACGTTCATCGCGTCGCCCAGCGCCTCCAAATCTCCCGCCGCCACCGCCTTCGCGCCCTCCGAGGACACCCGTCCAATCTCCGCGAACAGGCGCTCGTAGCGCGACGGCCAGCGAGCCTGCCGCTCCCGCAGCGCGCCCACCGTCTTCTTCGTGGGGCTGCGCTCACCCGCGAGCGTCACCACCACGTGCAAGGGCTTGGGGCTCTGCACCACCTGCCCCGTCCCCTTGGCGGCCCCCGGCTTGCGCCAGTAGAGGACCAGCTGCTCCGCCGCGCTGGTGGTGTGGTCCACGCCGGACGGCGTGCCGTGGAACTCCTGCTCCATCGCCCACGCCACACGCGCCGCGTCCTTCGGCGTGGGCACCTTCCCCGCCGCCTGCAGCAGCAA contains these protein-coding regions:
- the mvk gene encoding mevalonate kinase; this translates as MAPRPESLSAFGAGKVILLGEHSVVYGHPALAGPLSQGVTARAVPAKACQLALPSTLSRPQRAQLTAAFARAAEVTGAPPVKVSLEADLPLAVGLGSSAALSVACARLLLQAAGKVPTPKDAARVAWAMEQEFHGTPSGVDHTTSAAEQLVLYWRKPGAAKGTGQVVQSPKPLHVVVTLAGERSPTKKTVGALRERQARWPSRYERLFAEIGRVSSEGAKAVAAGDLEALGDAMNVNQGLLAALGLSSPPLEEMVYRLRELGALGAKLTGAGGDGGAVIGLFLEPKPVVTKLTRMGVRCFSSQLAGPRAS